In the genome of Candidatus Korarchaeum sp., the window CTGTCGTAGTCATAGATGCCGCCCCCGATTTCATCGGGATAGGGGCTAGCGGTGTCATACATGGAGATATAATAGTCAGGGGAAGGAGCGGACATGCTGGGAGGCCTTTCTCAGCACTGAACCCTATTAACGTAGCTATAAAGCTAGCGGATGAACTCCTGACTGGGTTCTCCCAGGTACATGCGATGAAGTTATCTAAGGTACCCTCTCCCCCAGGCTCCCCCGTCCCGAAGCTATGGGGTAGGTTCAGTATAACTAAGATAGAAGCGGGGACTCAGCACAACGTCATCCCGAGCGAAGCTACAATAGGCTTCGATATAAGGTTCGTACCCGATGAGGACAAGGAGGAAGTTATAGAGAGGTTCAGAGCAGCATTGAGCGCTGCTTCATGTAAGGTAGGGGCTGATGTAGAGTTGAGGATAAAGGATACAGCTAATCCCGGTTGGATGGTCGATCCTGATGGAGATTTCGTTAAGGACGTCCTGAAGAGTTATGAGAAGCACTTCGGATCTAGTATTATAGCTGGATCCTTAGGGGGGAATGATGGTTTCGTTTTCGCGAGGAGGGGGATTCCTACTGTCTCCTTGGGGACTATAGAGATCGAGAGTAATGCCCATGGGGAGCTAGAGAACGTCAGAGAGGATATAATGTTGAGAGTGAGGGACACTATAGTGGATCTTCTCACTTGATTATGAACCTAGGG includes:
- a CDS encoding M20 family metallopeptidase, yielding MPSLSEDEGMLLFLMDLVRIDTNASERRNYWEIVNLIRDKAESIGMRTHIQVFKDERGDLPNLIAWKDLGAERNLLLLSHYDVVPAKGPWRIDCMEFDPFDPKRIDGRIYGRGAADDKSAIALSLSACQIVMERGEAEYNPIVAVVGDEEVGGTGVVALADRGFDEAGIHPDAVVVIDAAPDFIGIGASGVIHGDIIVRGRSGHAGRPFSALNPINVAIKLADELLTGFSQVHAMKLSKVPSPPGSPVPKLWGRFSITKIEAGTQHNVIPSEATIGFDIRFVPDEDKEEVIERFRAALSAASCKVGADVELRIKDTANPGWMVDPDGDFVKDVLKSYEKHFGSSIIAGSLGGNDGFVFARRGIPTVSLGTIEIESNAHGELENVREDIMLRVRDTIVDLLT